A single window of Oreochromis aureus strain Israel breed Guangdong linkage group 7, ZZ_aureus, whole genome shotgun sequence DNA harbors:
- the rerglb gene encoding RERG/RAS-like b, with product MNDIKLALLGSQGAGKSAVLVRFLTRRFIGEYASNTNSLYHKRLSIDGRQLNLEVFDPCSQGSEARCILEEPVDWADGFVVVYNISDRTSFINAKNILRQIRETRMENCKGEMDVPVCLVGNKQDLCHARQVREDEGRGLAQENRCNFQEVSAAESYQDIANLFTQLIRRVMEHLKYRADRRRYSGSKSMAKLINNVFGKRRKSV from the exons ATGAACGACATCAAGCTGGCCCTATTGGGAAGTCAGGGGGCTGGGAAATCAG CTGTCCTCGTGCGCTTCCTGACCAGACGCTTCATTGGTGAATATGCCTCAAATACCA ACTCTTTGTACCACAAAAGACTGTCGATCGATGGCAGGCAGCTGAATTTGGAGGTTTTTGACCCCTGCTCTCAG GGCTCGGAGGCCAGGTGTATACTTGAAGAGCCGGTGGACTGGGCAGATGGCTTTGTGGTGGTGTACAACATCAGCGACCGCACTTCCTTCATCAATGCCAAAAACATCCTGCGGCAGATTCGGGAGACACGCATGGAGAACTGCAAAGG GGAGATGGATGTTCCTGTTTGCCTGGTTGGCAACAAGCAGGACCTCTGCCATGCTCGGCAGGTGCGTGAGGATGAAGGCCGCGGTCTGGCGCAGGAAAACCGCTGTAATTTCCAGGAGGTCTCGGCAGCCGAGAGCTACCAAGACATTGCCAACCTCTTCACACAGCTCATCCGgcgggtgatggagcacctgaAGTATCGCGCTGACAGACGACGCTACAGCGGCTCAAAGTCTATGGCCAAACTCATCAACAATGTTTTTGGCAAGAGGAGGAAGTCCGTATGA